The Coffea arabica cultivar ET-39 chromosome 8e, Coffea Arabica ET-39 HiFi, whole genome shotgun sequence genome window below encodes:
- the LOC113703343 gene encoding AT-hook motif nuclear-localized protein 24: protein MDPVTASAHGHSLPPPFNTRDFNLQQFHHQTHNSEDEHSGTSGLNMGQKRDREEKNDINGGDGKDGGSSAGDGGEITRRPRGRPAGSKNKPKPPIIITRDSANALRTHVMEIADGCDIMESVANFARRRQRGVCIMSGTGTVTNVTLRQPASPGAVVTLHGRFEILSLAGSFLPPPAPPAATTLTIYLAGGQGQVVGGSVVGALMASGPVVIMAASFSNAAYERLPLDEDESSLQMQGGSLGSPGPVGGQQQQQQQQQQLMADPSLFSMPPNLLNSVQLPNEAYWATGRPPF, encoded by the coding sequence ATGGATCCAGTCACGGCTTCAGCTCATGGTCATTCCCTCCCACCTCCTTTCAACACTAGAGATTTCAATCTTCAGCAATTCCACCACCAGACCCATAATTCAGAAGATGAGCACAGCGGCACCAGCGGCCTAAACATGGGCCAAAAGCGAGATCGCGAGGAAAAGAATGACATCAACGGTGGCGATGGGAAAGATGGAGGAAGCTCAGCTGGAGACGGAGGAGAAATCACAAGGCGGCCTCGCGGTAGACCAGCTGGATCCAAGAACAAACCTAAACCCCCCATCATTATCACCCGTGACAGCGCGAATGCGCTAAGAACCCACGTTATGGAAATCGCAGATGGATGCGATATCATGGAAAGCGTGGCGAATTTCGCCAGGAGACGCCAAAGAGGGGTATGCATCATGAGTGGAACTGGCACCGTAACGAACGTTACGCTTAGGCAACCGGCTTCACCGGGTGCTGTAGTGACATTGCACGGCCGGTTCGAGATCTTATCCCTTGCGGGGTCTTTCTTACCCCCACCTGCTCCTCCGGCCGCGACAACCCTGACTATATACTTAGCTGGTGGGCAAGGGCAAGTGGTGGGGGGAAGTGTTGTTGGAGCACTTATGGCATCAGGGCCTGTTGTCATCATGGCTGCTTCCTTCAGCAATGCTGCATATGAGAGACTTCCACTAGATGAAGATGAGAGTTCGCTGCAAATGCAAGGAGGATCACTGGGATCTCCAGGACCGGTTGGagggcagcagcagcagcagcagcagcagcagcaattgATGGCGGACCCTTCTTTGTTTAGCATGCCTCCTAATCTTCTCAACTCGGTTCAATTGCCTAATGAAGCTTATTGGGCTACTGGTCGCCCTCCATTCTAA
- the LOC113704237 gene encoding kinesin-like protein KIN-UB isoform X2, producing the protein MASSNSHRNGGVGYTSSITSNGTKVITDRQQQQQLFSSLNSINPKSSTTSSSSSASSFKPKSSLRRSSTGSIAGSATAKDESRGVRGRVRVAVRLRPRNVEEAVADADMPDCVELQPELKRLKLRRNNWDSDTFEFDEVLTEFASQKRVYEVVAKPVVEGVLDGYNGTVMAYGQTGTGKTYTLARLGEEDKSARGIMVRALEDILAEISPETDSVSISYLQVNVKRSIKGKDSALSVENGNASHAAKILKPPIVRRGKLVIVDLAGSERIDKSGSEGHTLEEAKSINLSLSALGKCINALAENSPHVPVRDSKLTRLLRDSFGGTARTSLIVTIGPSPQHRGETASTIMFGQRAMKVENMLKIKEEFDYKSLSRRLDIQLDKLIAENERQQKTFQDEIQRIASEAQKRIAEVESNYAGALESTEINEFKKLLQNETLLRRAAEEEISSLRNEVAQWKRLEAAKSSEILKLRKLLEDESQEKAKLEEEIAALQSQLLQLSFEADETRRNLDKGEMAKLSGDLDSLLPQSNHQSSRDFGDGASMAKLFEQVGLQKILSLLEADDADVRIHAVKVVANLAAEESNQERIVEAGGLTSLLMLLRSSDDETIQRVAAGAIANLAMSETNQELIVSQGGLELLSTTAANANDPQTLRMVAGAIANLCGNDKLQMKLRGEGGIKALLGMVRCRHPDVLAQVARGIANFAKCESRAFTQGTKMGRSLLIEDGALPWIVQNANNEASPIRRHIELALCHLAQHEVNAKDMITARALWELVRISRDCSRDDIRNLAYKTLTHSPAFQAELRRLRIDYG; encoded by the exons ATGGCGAGCAGCAATTCTCACCGAAACGGCGGCGTCGGATACACTAGCAGCATAACTAGTAATGGCACGAAGGTGATAACGGATAGGCAACAGCAACAACAACTGTTCTCCTCACTCAATTCTATCAATCCCAAGTCTTCCACGACGTCGTCATCTTCCTCGGCTTCTTCTTTTAAGCCGAAGTCGAGCTTGCGCCGAAGCAGCACCGGCTCAATTGCCGGTTCGGCCACCGCTAAGGACGAGTCTCGGGGAG TTCGTGGGCGAGTTCGAGTTGCTGTAAGATTACGGCCTCGGAATGTAGAGGAGGCTGTGGCTGATGCTGATATGCCCGACTGTGTGGAATTGCAGCCAGAG CTCAAAAGACTGAAGCTTAGGCGCAACAACTGGGATTCAGATACTTTTGAGTTTGATGAAGTGCTCACTGAATTTGCATCACAAAAGCGTGTCTATGAGGTCGTGGCCAAGCCTGTTGTTGAG GGTGTTCTGGACGGTTACAATGGCACAGTCATGGCTTATGGGCAGACTGGTACTGGGAAAACTTACACGCTTGCACGGCTGGGAGAAGAAGATAAGTCAGCTCGTGGAATAATGGTGCGTGCTTTGGAGGATATTTTGGCAGAGATATCTCCGGAGACTGATTCAGTCTCTATCTCCTATTTGCAG GTAAATGTAAAGAGGTCTATCAAGGGTAAGGATTCTGCTCTTTCAGTTGAAAATGGGAATGCTTCTCATGCAGCTAAAATCTTAAAACCTCCCATTGTGCGTAGAGGAAAGCTAGTCATTGTAGATCTTGCTGGTTCTGAGCGCATTGATAAGTCAG GAAGTGAGGGTCATACATTAGAGGAAGCGAAGTCTATCAACCTTTCTTTGAGTGCTCTAGGGAAGTGTATTAATGCACTCGCAGAGAACAGTCCTCATGTTCCAGTCCGGGATTCAAAACTTACAAGGTTGCTTCGAGATTCATTTGGAG GCACAGCAAGAACATCATTAATTGTTACAATCGGGCCATCCCCACAGCATAGGGGAGAGACAGCAAGTACTATAATGTTTGGACAAAGG GCTATGAAGGTGGAGAATATGTTGAAAATTAAAGAAGAATTTGATTACAAAAGTTTGTCCAGGAGGCTTGACATTCAGTTGGACAAACTAATTGCTGAAAATGAGAGACAACAAAAAACTTTTCAGGACGAAATTCAAAGAATAGCATCTGAAGCACAAAAGCGTATTGCTGAGGTTGAGAGCAATTATGCTGGTGCACTGGAG TCAACAGAAATTAATGAGTTTAAGAAGTTGCTCCAAAATGAAACTCTACTACGAAGAGCTGCAGAAGAAGAAATAAGTAGTCTAAGAAATGAAGTAGCACAGTGGAAAAGGTTGGAG GCAGCAAAAAGTTCTGAGATCTTAAAGCTTCGCAAGTTGCTGGAAGATGAATCACAGGAaaaagcaaaacttgaagaagaaattgcagCATTACAAAGTCAGCTATTGCAATTAAGTTTTGAAGCTGATGAG ACTAGACGAAATCTTGACAAAGGAGAAATGGCAAAATTATCTGGTGATTTAGATTCTCTATTACCTCAATCTAATCATCAATCATCTAGAGACTTTGGTGATGGAGCCTCCATGGCAAAACTCTTTGAACAAG TGGGATTGCAGAAGATATTGTCATTACTTGAAGCAGATGATGCTGATGTGCGAATTCATGCAGTAAAAGTTGTCGCTAATCTTGCAGCTGAAG AGTCAAATCAGGAAAGAATTGTTGAAGCAGGTGGTCTTACATCCCTTTTGATGCTTCTTAGAAGCTCTGATGATGAAACCATTCAACGGGTTGCAGCTGGTGCAATTGCTAACCTTGCAATGAGTG AAACCAACCAGGAGCTTATTGTATCTCAAGGGGGCTTAGAACTGTTGTCAACTACAGCTGCTAATGCCAACGATCCGCAGACCCTTCGCATGGTTGCTGGAGCCATTGCAAATCTTTGTGGCAATG ATAAGTTACAAATGAAGCTAAGAGGCGAAGGCGGCATTAAAGCATTGCTAGGAATGGTGAGATGCAGGCATCCTGATGTTCTAGCTCAAGTTGCCCGTGGGATTGCGAATTTTGCAAAATGCGAGTCTAGAGCATTCACTCAAG GAACAAAGATGGGAAGGTCTCTCCTAATTGAAGATGGTGCCCTTCCATGGATTGTACAGAATGCCAATAATGAAGCCTCACCAATCAGGCGACATATTGAGCTAGCACTTTGCCACTTAGCACAGCATG AAGTAAATGCAAAGGATATGATTACTGCAAGAGCGCTGTGGGAGCTTGTTCGAATCTCACGGGATTGTTCACGAGATGACATAAGGAACCTTGCATACAAAACACTTACTCACAGCCCAGCTTTCCAAGCGGAACTGAGGCGTCTACGGATAGATTATGGTTAA
- the LOC113704237 gene encoding kinesin-like protein KIN-UB isoform X1, with protein MASSNSHRNGGVGYTSSITSNGTKVITDRQQQQQLFSSLNSINPKSSTTSSSSSASSFKPKSSLRRSSTGSIAGSATAKDESRGVRGRVRVAVRLRPRNVEEAVADADMPDCVELQPELKRLKLRRNNWDSDTFEFDEVLTEFASQKRVYEVVAKPVVEGVLDGYNGTVMAYGQTGTGKTYTLARLGEEDKSARGIMVRALEDILAEISPETDSVSISYLQLYMETIQDLLQPTNDRISIIDDPKTGDVSLPGATLVEIKDQKTFVDLLSLGEAHRFAANTKLNTESSRSHAILMVNVKRSIKGKDSALSVENGNASHAAKILKPPIVRRGKLVIVDLAGSERIDKSGSEGHTLEEAKSINLSLSALGKCINALAENSPHVPVRDSKLTRLLRDSFGGTARTSLIVTIGPSPQHRGETASTIMFGQRAMKVENMLKIKEEFDYKSLSRRLDIQLDKLIAENERQQKTFQDEIQRIASEAQKRIAEVESNYAGALESTEINEFKKLLQNETLLRRAAEEEISSLRNEVAQWKRLEAAKSSEILKLRKLLEDESQEKAKLEEEIAALQSQLLQLSFEADETRRNLDKGEMAKLSGDLDSLLPQSNHQSSRDFGDGASMAKLFEQVGLQKILSLLEADDADVRIHAVKVVANLAAEESNQERIVEAGGLTSLLMLLRSSDDETIQRVAAGAIANLAMSETNQELIVSQGGLELLSTTAANANDPQTLRMVAGAIANLCGNDKLQMKLRGEGGIKALLGMVRCRHPDVLAQVARGIANFAKCESRAFTQGTKMGRSLLIEDGALPWIVQNANNEASPIRRHIELALCHLAQHEVNAKDMITARALWELVRISRDCSRDDIRNLAYKTLTHSPAFQAELRRLRIDYG; from the exons ATGGCGAGCAGCAATTCTCACCGAAACGGCGGCGTCGGATACACTAGCAGCATAACTAGTAATGGCACGAAGGTGATAACGGATAGGCAACAGCAACAACAACTGTTCTCCTCACTCAATTCTATCAATCCCAAGTCTTCCACGACGTCGTCATCTTCCTCGGCTTCTTCTTTTAAGCCGAAGTCGAGCTTGCGCCGAAGCAGCACCGGCTCAATTGCCGGTTCGGCCACCGCTAAGGACGAGTCTCGGGGAG TTCGTGGGCGAGTTCGAGTTGCTGTAAGATTACGGCCTCGGAATGTAGAGGAGGCTGTGGCTGATGCTGATATGCCCGACTGTGTGGAATTGCAGCCAGAG CTCAAAAGACTGAAGCTTAGGCGCAACAACTGGGATTCAGATACTTTTGAGTTTGATGAAGTGCTCACTGAATTTGCATCACAAAAGCGTGTCTATGAGGTCGTGGCCAAGCCTGTTGTTGAG GGTGTTCTGGACGGTTACAATGGCACAGTCATGGCTTATGGGCAGACTGGTACTGGGAAAACTTACACGCTTGCACGGCTGGGAGAAGAAGATAAGTCAGCTCGTGGAATAATGGTGCGTGCTTTGGAGGATATTTTGGCAGAGATATCTCCGGAGACTGATTCAGTCTCTATCTCCTATTTGCAG CTTTATATGGAAACTATTCAGGATCTTCTCCAGCCAACTAATGATAGGATATCAATTATTGACGATCCAAAAACTGGAGATGTTTCACTGCCTGGGGCAACTCTAGTAGAGATTAAGGATCAGAAAACTTTTGTGGATCTATTAAGCTTAGGAGAGGCTCATCGATTTGCTGCTAACACAAAATTGAATACTGAATCTTCACGTAGTCATGCCATTCTGATG GTAAATGTAAAGAGGTCTATCAAGGGTAAGGATTCTGCTCTTTCAGTTGAAAATGGGAATGCTTCTCATGCAGCTAAAATCTTAAAACCTCCCATTGTGCGTAGAGGAAAGCTAGTCATTGTAGATCTTGCTGGTTCTGAGCGCATTGATAAGTCAG GAAGTGAGGGTCATACATTAGAGGAAGCGAAGTCTATCAACCTTTCTTTGAGTGCTCTAGGGAAGTGTATTAATGCACTCGCAGAGAACAGTCCTCATGTTCCAGTCCGGGATTCAAAACTTACAAGGTTGCTTCGAGATTCATTTGGAG GCACAGCAAGAACATCATTAATTGTTACAATCGGGCCATCCCCACAGCATAGGGGAGAGACAGCAAGTACTATAATGTTTGGACAAAGG GCTATGAAGGTGGAGAATATGTTGAAAATTAAAGAAGAATTTGATTACAAAAGTTTGTCCAGGAGGCTTGACATTCAGTTGGACAAACTAATTGCTGAAAATGAGAGACAACAAAAAACTTTTCAGGACGAAATTCAAAGAATAGCATCTGAAGCACAAAAGCGTATTGCTGAGGTTGAGAGCAATTATGCTGGTGCACTGGAG TCAACAGAAATTAATGAGTTTAAGAAGTTGCTCCAAAATGAAACTCTACTACGAAGAGCTGCAGAAGAAGAAATAAGTAGTCTAAGAAATGAAGTAGCACAGTGGAAAAGGTTGGAG GCAGCAAAAAGTTCTGAGATCTTAAAGCTTCGCAAGTTGCTGGAAGATGAATCACAGGAaaaagcaaaacttgaagaagaaattgcagCATTACAAAGTCAGCTATTGCAATTAAGTTTTGAAGCTGATGAG ACTAGACGAAATCTTGACAAAGGAGAAATGGCAAAATTATCTGGTGATTTAGATTCTCTATTACCTCAATCTAATCATCAATCATCTAGAGACTTTGGTGATGGAGCCTCCATGGCAAAACTCTTTGAACAAG TGGGATTGCAGAAGATATTGTCATTACTTGAAGCAGATGATGCTGATGTGCGAATTCATGCAGTAAAAGTTGTCGCTAATCTTGCAGCTGAAG AGTCAAATCAGGAAAGAATTGTTGAAGCAGGTGGTCTTACATCCCTTTTGATGCTTCTTAGAAGCTCTGATGATGAAACCATTCAACGGGTTGCAGCTGGTGCAATTGCTAACCTTGCAATGAGTG AAACCAACCAGGAGCTTATTGTATCTCAAGGGGGCTTAGAACTGTTGTCAACTACAGCTGCTAATGCCAACGATCCGCAGACCCTTCGCATGGTTGCTGGAGCCATTGCAAATCTTTGTGGCAATG ATAAGTTACAAATGAAGCTAAGAGGCGAAGGCGGCATTAAAGCATTGCTAGGAATGGTGAGATGCAGGCATCCTGATGTTCTAGCTCAAGTTGCCCGTGGGATTGCGAATTTTGCAAAATGCGAGTCTAGAGCATTCACTCAAG GAACAAAGATGGGAAGGTCTCTCCTAATTGAAGATGGTGCCCTTCCATGGATTGTACAGAATGCCAATAATGAAGCCTCACCAATCAGGCGACATATTGAGCTAGCACTTTGCCACTTAGCACAGCATG AAGTAAATGCAAAGGATATGATTACTGCAAGAGCGCTGTGGGAGCTTGTTCGAATCTCACGGGATTGTTCACGAGATGACATAAGGAACCTTGCATACAAAACACTTACTCACAGCCCAGCTTTCCAAGCGGAACTGAGGCGTCTACGGATAGATTATGGTTAA